In Natrinema amylolyticum, the following are encoded in one genomic region:
- a CDS encoding proline dehydrogenase family protein yields the protein MIPPIANRFVAGESPAKALEHVRRLNERDVKAIVNLLGEHYDDRDPVEADAAEYRRLVADIAGSGLEACISVKPSQLGLDLGEDVFRTELAAIVDAAADHDVFVWVDMEDHTTTDATLDAFEALARDHGGGVGICVQANLRRTRADVRRLADVPGKVRFVKGAYDPPADVAYTDSARIDREYRDLLEYAFEHYDGGIGVGSHDPAMIERAKALHERHGTAFEIQMLMGVREDAQYELADEYEVWQYVPYGDRWKSYFYRRVMERRENLRFALRAVLSG from the coding sequence ATGATCCCGCCCATCGCGAACCGGTTCGTCGCGGGGGAATCTCCTGCGAAAGCGCTCGAGCACGTCCGTCGGTTGAACGAGCGCGACGTGAAGGCGATCGTCAATCTCCTCGGCGAACACTACGACGACCGCGACCCCGTCGAAGCCGACGCCGCCGAGTATCGGCGGCTCGTCGCCGATATCGCGGGCTCGGGGCTCGAGGCCTGCATCTCCGTCAAGCCCTCGCAACTGGGCCTGGATCTCGGCGAGGACGTCTTCCGGACGGAACTGGCGGCGATCGTCGACGCGGCGGCCGATCACGACGTCTTCGTCTGGGTCGATATGGAGGACCACACGACGACCGACGCGACGCTGGACGCGTTCGAGGCGCTCGCCCGCGACCACGGGGGCGGCGTCGGGATCTGCGTCCAGGCCAACCTCCGACGGACGCGAGCGGACGTCAGACGCCTCGCCGACGTCCCCGGCAAGGTCCGCTTCGTAAAGGGCGCCTACGATCCCCCGGCCGACGTGGCCTACACGGATTCCGCGCGGATCGACCGGGAGTATCGAGACCTACTCGAGTACGCGTTCGAACACTATGACGGCGGGATCGGGGTGGGGAGCCACGATCCGGCGATGATCGAGCGCGCGAAAGCGCTCCACGAGCGCCACGGCACCGCGTTCGAGATCCAGATGCTCATGGGCGTCCGCGAGGACGCCCAGTACGAACTGGCCGACGAGTACGAGGTCTGGCAGTACGTCCCCTACGGCGACCGCTGGAAGTCCTACTTCTACCGGCGGGTC